One segment of Primulina tabacum isolate GXHZ01 chromosome 6, ASM2559414v2, whole genome shotgun sequence DNA contains the following:
- the LOC142548479 gene encoding prolycopene isomerase, chloroplastic-like isoform X2 — MDILDFGFSNSHRFSTISRSNPLFGFGVQKPRNLCQNAFRFNSLKTQNCCDYQLHKLKFGGGKAKQMKRFYLFRLKAGVDVDKTVEDVGSLVGDAHSSFYDAIVIGSGIGGLVAATQLAVKGAKVLVLEKYVIPGGSSGFYQRDGFTFDVGSSVMFGFSDKGNLNLITQALEAVGCKMQVIPDPTTVHYHLPNSLSIQVHKEYDEFIAELVSKFPREKEGILKFYGDCWKIFNALNSLELKSLEEPIYLFGQFFKKPLECLTLAYYLPQNAGNIARKYIKDPELLSFIDAECFIVSTVSAMQTPMINAAMVLCDRHFGGINYPVGGVGEIAKSLAKGLVNQGSEILYKANVTNIMIENGKAVGVNLSDGRQFFAKTIISNATRWDTFGKLLKLEDLPEEEARFQRSYIKAPSFLSIHMGVKADVLPPNTDCHHFVLEDDWKNLEEPYGSVFLSIPTVLDSSLAPEGNHILHIFTTSSIEDWEGVSRKVYETKKELVSKKIISRLEKKLFPGIKSSIVFMEKSGHFRFHMRRCFQI; from the exons ATGGATATCTTGGATTTTGGGTTTTCGAATTCTCACCGGTTCAGCACTATAAGCAGGAGTAATCCTTTGTTCGGCTTTGGCGTCCAAAAACCAAGAAACCTATGCCAGAATGCATTTCGTTTTAACTCGTTGAAGACCCAGAATTGCTGTGATTACCAGCTTCATAAGTTGAAATTTGGGGGTGGGAAGGCTAAACAGATGAAAAGATTCTACCTTTTTAGGTTAAAAGCAGGCGTAGACGTAGATAAAACAGTGGAAGATGTGGGTAGTCTTGTTGGTGATGCACATAGTTCTTTTTATGACGCTATTGTTATAGGTTCTGGAATTGGTGGATTGGTGGCAGCTACTCAGCTGGCTGTGAAAGGTGCCAAAGTCTTGGTTCTGGAGAAGTACGTGATTCCTGGGGGAAGCTCTGGGTTTTACCAGAGGGATGGATTCACTTTTGATGTTGGTTCATCAGTGATGTTTGGTTTCAGTGATAAG GGGAATCTTAACTTGATTACTCAAGCACTGGAAGCTGTTGGATGTAAGATGCAAGTGATACCTGATCCTACCACTGTTCACTATCATTTACCCAACAGCCTTTCCATCCAAGTACACAAAGAATATGACGAATTTATTGCGGAACTTGTCAGTAAATTTCCCCGCGAGAAAGAGGGAATTCTTAAATTTTATGGTGACTGCTGGAAG ATTTTCAATGCGTTAAATTCACTGGAATTGAAATCCTTGGAGGAGCCAATCTACCTGTTTGGACAATTTTTTAAGAAGCCACTTGAGTGCTTGACTCTAG CTTACTATCTGCCCCAGAATGCGGGTAACATAGCTCGAAAGTACATCAAGGATCCCGAGTTGCTGTCCTTTATTGACGCAGAG TGTTTCATAGTCAGCACTGTTAGTGCTATGCAGACACCAATGATCAACGCAGCCATG GTTTTGTGTGACAGACATTTTGGGGGAATCAACTATCCTGTTGGAGGAGTTGGAGAAATCGCTAAGTCATTAGCAAAAGGCTTGGTTAACCAGGGGAGTGAGATACTATACAAGGCAAATGTAACAAATATTATGATCGAAAATGGAAAAGCA GTGGGGGTGAATCTGTCGGATGGGAGGCAATTCTTTGCAAAGACCATAATATCGAATGCTACTAGATGGGATACATTTG GCAAGCTCTTAAAACTGGAAGATTTGCCGGAAGAAGAAGCAAGATTTCAAAGATCATATATTAAAGCTCCATCGTTTTTGTCTATACATATGGGAGTTAAAGCTGATGTTTTGCCGCCAAATACTGACTGTCACCATTTTGTCCTTGAG GATGATTGGAAAAATTTAGAAGAACCTTATGGAAGTGTATTTTTGAGCATCCCAACCGTTCTTGATTCATCGTTGGCTCCAGAAGGAAACCACATTCTTCACATTTTCACAACTTCTTCCATAGAAGACTGGGAG GGCGTATCTCGGAAAGTCTACGAGACAAAGAAGGAACTTGTgtccaaaaaaataataagcagGCTTGAGAAAAAATTGTTCCCAGGGATCAAGTCATCGATTGTTTTTATGGAG AAATCTGGACACTTCAGGTTCCATATGAGGCGTTGCTTCCAAATATGA
- the LOC142548479 gene encoding prolycopene isomerase, chloroplastic-like isoform X1, translating to MDILDFGFSNSHRFSTISRSNPLFGFGVQKPRNLCQNAFRFNSLKTQNCCDYQLHKLKFGGGKAKQMKRFYLFRLKAGVDVDKTVEDVGSLVGDAHSSFYDAIVIGSGIGGLVAATQLAVKGAKVLVLEKYVIPGGSSGFYQRDGFTFDVGSSVMFGFSDKGNLNLITQALEAVGCKMQVIPDPTTVHYHLPNSLSIQVHKEYDEFIAELVSKFPREKEGILKFYGDCWKIFNALNSLELKSLEEPIYLFGQFFKKPLECLTLAYYLPQNAGNIARKYIKDPELLSFIDAECFIVSTVSAMQTPMINAAMVLCDRHFGGINYPVGGVGEIAKSLAKGLVNQGSEILYKANVTNIMIENGKAVGVNLSDGRQFFAKTIISNATRWDTFGKLLKLEDLPEEEARFQRSYIKAPSFLSIHMGVKADVLPPNTDCHHFVLEDDWKNLEEPYGSVFLSIPTVLDSSLAPEGNHILHIFTTSSIEDWEGVSRKVYETKKELVSKKIISRLEKKLFPGIKSSIVFMEVGTPKTHRRYLARDSGTYGPMPRGTPKGLLGMPFNTTAVEGLYCVGDSCFPGQGVIAVAFSGVMCAHRVAADIGFEKKNIVLDVALLRLLGWLRTFA from the exons ATGGATATCTTGGATTTTGGGTTTTCGAATTCTCACCGGTTCAGCACTATAAGCAGGAGTAATCCTTTGTTCGGCTTTGGCGTCCAAAAACCAAGAAACCTATGCCAGAATGCATTTCGTTTTAACTCGTTGAAGACCCAGAATTGCTGTGATTACCAGCTTCATAAGTTGAAATTTGGGGGTGGGAAGGCTAAACAGATGAAAAGATTCTACCTTTTTAGGTTAAAAGCAGGCGTAGACGTAGATAAAACAGTGGAAGATGTGGGTAGTCTTGTTGGTGATGCACATAGTTCTTTTTATGACGCTATTGTTATAGGTTCTGGAATTGGTGGATTGGTGGCAGCTACTCAGCTGGCTGTGAAAGGTGCCAAAGTCTTGGTTCTGGAGAAGTACGTGATTCCTGGGGGAAGCTCTGGGTTTTACCAGAGGGATGGATTCACTTTTGATGTTGGTTCATCAGTGATGTTTGGTTTCAGTGATAAG GGGAATCTTAACTTGATTACTCAAGCACTGGAAGCTGTTGGATGTAAGATGCAAGTGATACCTGATCCTACCACTGTTCACTATCATTTACCCAACAGCCTTTCCATCCAAGTACACAAAGAATATGACGAATTTATTGCGGAACTTGTCAGTAAATTTCCCCGCGAGAAAGAGGGAATTCTTAAATTTTATGGTGACTGCTGGAAG ATTTTCAATGCGTTAAATTCACTGGAATTGAAATCCTTGGAGGAGCCAATCTACCTGTTTGGACAATTTTTTAAGAAGCCACTTGAGTGCTTGACTCTAG CTTACTATCTGCCCCAGAATGCGGGTAACATAGCTCGAAAGTACATCAAGGATCCCGAGTTGCTGTCCTTTATTGACGCAGAG TGTTTCATAGTCAGCACTGTTAGTGCTATGCAGACACCAATGATCAACGCAGCCATG GTTTTGTGTGACAGACATTTTGGGGGAATCAACTATCCTGTTGGAGGAGTTGGAGAAATCGCTAAGTCATTAGCAAAAGGCTTGGTTAACCAGGGGAGTGAGATACTATACAAGGCAAATGTAACAAATATTATGATCGAAAATGGAAAAGCA GTGGGGGTGAATCTGTCGGATGGGAGGCAATTCTTTGCAAAGACCATAATATCGAATGCTACTAGATGGGATACATTTG GCAAGCTCTTAAAACTGGAAGATTTGCCGGAAGAAGAAGCAAGATTTCAAAGATCATATATTAAAGCTCCATCGTTTTTGTCTATACATATGGGAGTTAAAGCTGATGTTTTGCCGCCAAATACTGACTGTCACCATTTTGTCCTTGAG GATGATTGGAAAAATTTAGAAGAACCTTATGGAAGTGTATTTTTGAGCATCCCAACCGTTCTTGATTCATCGTTGGCTCCAGAAGGAAACCACATTCTTCACATTTTCACAACTTCTTCCATAGAAGACTGGGAG GGCGTATCTCGGAAAGTCTACGAGACAAAGAAGGAACTTGTgtccaaaaaaataataagcagGCTTGAGAAAAAATTGTTCCCAGGGATCAAGTCATCGATTGTTTTTATGGAG GTAGGGACACCTAAGACACATAGGCGATACCTGGCTCGGGATAGTGGCACATATGGTCCAATGCCTCGTGGTACTCCAAAGGGATTATTAGGAATGCCATTTAACACAACT GCCGTAGAGGGTCTGTATTGTGTGGGCGATAGTTGCTTTCCAGGTCAAGGCGTTATAGCCGTAGCTTTTTCTGGAGTAATGTGTGCACATCGAGTAGCAGCTGATATAG gatttgagaagaaaaatatcGTACTTGATGTCGCTCTTCTTCGATTACTTGGTTGGTTAAGGACATTTGCATGA
- the LOC142548479 gene encoding prolycopene isomerase, chloroplastic-like isoform X3: MERVLAWFFLCYLGNLNLITQALEAVGCKMQVIPDPTTVHYHLPNSLSIQVHKEYDEFIAELVSKFPREKEGILKFYGDCWKIFNALNSLELKSLEEPIYLFGQFFKKPLECLTLAYYLPQNAGNIARKYIKDPELLSFIDAECFIVSTVSAMQTPMINAAMVLCDRHFGGINYPVGGVGEIAKSLAKGLVNQGSEILYKANVTNIMIENGKAVGVNLSDGRQFFAKTIISNATRWDTFGKLLKLEDLPEEEARFQRSYIKAPSFLSIHMGVKADVLPPNTDCHHFVLEDDWKNLEEPYGSVFLSIPTVLDSSLAPEGNHILHIFTTSSIEDWEGVSRKVYETKKELVSKKIISRLEKKLFPGIKSSIVFMEVGTPKTHRRYLARDSGTYGPMPRGTPKGLLGMPFNTTAVEGLYCVGDSCFPGQGVIAVAFSGVMCAHRVAADIGFEKKNIVLDVALLRLLGWLRTFA, from the exons ATGGAAAGAGTTTTGGCATGGTTTTTCTTATGCTATTTG GGGAATCTTAACTTGATTACTCAAGCACTGGAAGCTGTTGGATGTAAGATGCAAGTGATACCTGATCCTACCACTGTTCACTATCATTTACCCAACAGCCTTTCCATCCAAGTACACAAAGAATATGACGAATTTATTGCGGAACTTGTCAGTAAATTTCCCCGCGAGAAAGAGGGAATTCTTAAATTTTATGGTGACTGCTGGAAG ATTTTCAATGCGTTAAATTCACTGGAATTGAAATCCTTGGAGGAGCCAATCTACCTGTTTGGACAATTTTTTAAGAAGCCACTTGAGTGCTTGACTCTAG CTTACTATCTGCCCCAGAATGCGGGTAACATAGCTCGAAAGTACATCAAGGATCCCGAGTTGCTGTCCTTTATTGACGCAGAG TGTTTCATAGTCAGCACTGTTAGTGCTATGCAGACACCAATGATCAACGCAGCCATG GTTTTGTGTGACAGACATTTTGGGGGAATCAACTATCCTGTTGGAGGAGTTGGAGAAATCGCTAAGTCATTAGCAAAAGGCTTGGTTAACCAGGGGAGTGAGATACTATACAAGGCAAATGTAACAAATATTATGATCGAAAATGGAAAAGCA GTGGGGGTGAATCTGTCGGATGGGAGGCAATTCTTTGCAAAGACCATAATATCGAATGCTACTAGATGGGATACATTTG GCAAGCTCTTAAAACTGGAAGATTTGCCGGAAGAAGAAGCAAGATTTCAAAGATCATATATTAAAGCTCCATCGTTTTTGTCTATACATATGGGAGTTAAAGCTGATGTTTTGCCGCCAAATACTGACTGTCACCATTTTGTCCTTGAG GATGATTGGAAAAATTTAGAAGAACCTTATGGAAGTGTATTTTTGAGCATCCCAACCGTTCTTGATTCATCGTTGGCTCCAGAAGGAAACCACATTCTTCACATTTTCACAACTTCTTCCATAGAAGACTGGGAG GGCGTATCTCGGAAAGTCTACGAGACAAAGAAGGAACTTGTgtccaaaaaaataataagcagGCTTGAGAAAAAATTGTTCCCAGGGATCAAGTCATCGATTGTTTTTATGGAG GTAGGGACACCTAAGACACATAGGCGATACCTGGCTCGGGATAGTGGCACATATGGTCCAATGCCTCGTGGTACTCCAAAGGGATTATTAGGAATGCCATTTAACACAACT GCCGTAGAGGGTCTGTATTGTGTGGGCGATAGTTGCTTTCCAGGTCAAGGCGTTATAGCCGTAGCTTTTTCTGGAGTAATGTGTGCACATCGAGTAGCAGCTGATATAG gatttgagaagaaaaatatcGTACTTGATGTCGCTCTTCTTCGATTACTTGGTTGGTTAAGGACATTTGCATGA